From Methanomicrobiales archaeon HGW-Methanomicrobiales-1, a single genomic window includes:
- a CDS encoding fructose-bisphosphate aldolase (catalyzes the reversible formation of fructose 1,6-bisphosphate from glycerone phosphate and D-glyceraldehyde 3-phosphate), whose translation MIGKDIRIERIMDRNTGRAVIVPMDHGFSMGQIDGLLDMTQVISDVSNGGANAIILHKGLVKRGHRKHGRDIGLFIHLSGSTSLNPDPNDKVQVCTVEEAIALGADGVSIHINLGSPNESKMLEIGANVARDCNRWGIPLLIMSYPRGKGIDSFSPQTIGHAVRVAEELGADLIKTNYPNDPAAFGKIVKACSVPVFIAGGEKCADLESLNIIRDSVNAGGAGVCVGRNAFQRKDTKAFVQALCNVVHHNVDPAKALEQHK comes from the coding sequence ATGATCGGAAAGGACATCAGGATCGAGCGGATAATGGACAGGAACACGGGCCGGGCTGTCATCGTGCCAATGGACCACGGCTTTTCCATGGGACAGATTGACGGACTCCTCGACATGACGCAGGTCATCTCGGACGTGAGCAACGGGGGCGCAAACGCGATCATCCTCCACAAGGGGCTCGTCAAACGCGGGCACCGGAAGCACGGCCGCGATATCGGCCTCTTCATCCACCTCTCGGGCAGCACTTCGTTAAACCCGGACCCGAACGACAAGGTCCAGGTCTGCACGGTGGAAGAAGCCATCGCGCTCGGGGCTGACGGGGTCTCCATACACATCAACCTCGGCTCGCCCAATGAATCCAAGATGCTGGAGATCGGTGCCAATGTTGCACGGGACTGCAACCGCTGGGGCATACCGCTCCTGATCATGAGCTACCCGCGGGGCAAGGGCATCGACTCGTTCTCGCCGCAGACAATCGGCCACGCGGTCAGGGTTGCCGAGGAGCTGGGCGCTGATCTGATCAAGACCAACTACCCCAACGACCCGGCGGCATTCGGGAAGATCGTCAAGGCCTGCTCGGTGCCGGTCTTTATCGCGGGCGGGGAAAAGTGCGCAGATCTCGAATCCTTAAACATCATCCGGGACTCGGTCAATGCCGGGGGCGCCGGGGTCTGCGTGGGAAGGAACGCCTTCCAGCGCAAAGATACCAAGGCGTTCGTCCAGGCACTCTGCAACGTGGTGCACCACAACGTGGACCCGGCAAAGGCGCTGGAGCAGCACAAATGA